One region of Bactrocera neohumeralis isolate Rockhampton chromosome 5, APGP_CSIRO_Bneo_wtdbg2-racon-allhic-juicebox.fasta_v2, whole genome shotgun sequence genomic DNA includes:
- the LOC126758137 gene encoding protein obstructor-E, with translation MQQKGLSILLVLFGVIAQGHGGPIQTSECPEKIGEQAYAHTERCDQFFLCTNGTLTLETCENGLLFDGKGSVHNHCNYNWAVDCKGRKWDPTPITTPGCDYQFGIYPVSKECTTTYIKCAFGEPIEQECDAGLAYDDRIHGCNWPDQLLDICNPEAVVGFKCPTKVDSGSPAARFWPFPRFPVQGDCHRLITCVEGYPRLITCGEDKVFDENTLTCEDAEYASSKCNNFGK, from the exons ATGCAGCAAAAAGGTTTATCTATTTTATTAGTCCTATTTGGAGTCATAGCGCAAg GTCATGGCGGTCCCATTCAAACATCCGAGTGCCCGGAAAAGATAGGTGAACAGGCATATGCTCACACTGAGCGATGTGATCAGTTTTTTCTATGCACAAATGGTACTTTGACTTTGGAAACCTGTGAAAACGGCCTCTTGTTCGATGGGAAAGGATCAGTACATAATCATTGCAATTATAACTGGGCTGTTGATTGTAAGGGGCGAAAATGGGATC CGACACCGATAACAACACCTGGTTGTGATTATCAGTTCGGTATTTACCCCGTATCAAAAGAGTGCACcactacatatataaaatgcgCATTCGGTGAGCCAATCGAGCAGGAATGCGATGCAGGGTTAGCTTATGACGATAGAATTCATGGTTGTAACTGGCCCGACCAACTATTAGATATTTGCAATCCAGAAG cTGTCGTCGGTTTCAAATGTCCAACCAAAGTTGATTCCGGATCCCCAGCTGCACGCTTTTGGCCGTTCCCACGTTTCCCTGTTCAAGGTGATTGTCATCGTTTAATAACATGCGTTGAAGGGTATCCACGTTTGATCACATGCGGGGAAGACAAAGTATTTGATGAAAATACACTTACTTGTGAAGACGCGGAATATGCATCCTCTAAATGTAACAACTTTGGAAAATAA